A single region of the Chloroflexota bacterium genome encodes:
- the purD gene encoding phosphoribosylamine--glycine ligase has protein sequence MRVLVVGGGAREHALVWKLRFCPQVTAVYAAPGNAGISFLAHTEPVRADDIGGLLNMAREYQIDLTIVGPEAPLAAGIVDVFQQAHQRIFGPNRAAAQIEASKIWAKQLMDRNHIPTARWSLAGDPDEARSYVREFGIPVVLKADGLAGGKGAVVCHTPDEAEATIRDFMVNATLGEAGKRLVVEEFLEGVELSVFGLADGRTVVPLIGARDYKRLEDGDRGPNTGGMGGYAPPSYATADVLRSVNDTILAPTVQAMAAEGTPYVGVLYAGLMMTTDGPKVLEFNGRWGDPEAQLVLPLLKSDLAELMDACIDGQLGGAAVDWVEGATCGVVLASPGYPHAPQTGSKIEGLDDIDEGVFAFHGATRVLKTPEPNRGWLRRGVRRTTDADIGFFTDGGRVLTVVARGASVAEARTRAYANVDRIHFDGMQYRRDIAAQEPEPRDAPRPLTREADAMAAQSAAPTRIDPVTAPRETSTTAEPREHKSAMLERDVMPLVSVLMGSESDRPIMEETAKVLDALGIPHEVHVMSAHRTPERVREFARTARERGIEVIIAGAGGAAHLPGVLAAQTTLPVIGVPIPGSSLGGLDSLLSIVQMPGGVPVATVATGNAGARNAGYLAASILSLAHDEIGARYRTFRRDQSGGDLA, from the coding sequence GTGCGAGTGCTCGTGGTTGGGGGAGGAGCCCGCGAGCATGCGCTGGTCTGGAAGCTTCGCTTCTGTCCGCAGGTGACCGCCGTCTACGCGGCCCCCGGCAACGCCGGCATCTCTTTTCTCGCGCACACCGAGCCCGTGCGCGCGGACGACATCGGCGGACTTCTCAACATGGCGCGGGAGTACCAGATCGATCTCACCATCGTGGGCCCTGAAGCCCCCCTTGCCGCGGGCATCGTCGACGTATTCCAGCAAGCGCACCAGCGGATCTTTGGACCGAATCGCGCGGCCGCGCAGATCGAGGCGAGCAAAATCTGGGCGAAGCAGCTCATGGACCGAAACCACATCCCGACGGCGCGATGGAGCCTCGCCGGCGATCCCGATGAGGCGAGGAGCTACGTCCGAGAGTTCGGCATCCCGGTCGTCTTGAAAGCGGATGGCCTTGCCGGCGGCAAGGGGGCCGTCGTATGTCACACACCCGATGAGGCAGAGGCCACGATCCGCGATTTCATGGTCAATGCCACCCTGGGCGAGGCCGGAAAGCGCCTGGTCGTGGAAGAGTTTCTCGAGGGAGTGGAGCTGTCGGTATTCGGGCTCGCTGACGGTCGAACCGTGGTGCCGCTCATCGGGGCTCGCGACTACAAGCGCCTGGAGGATGGCGATCGAGGGCCGAACACCGGTGGAATGGGCGGCTATGCGCCGCCGAGCTACGCCACTGCTGACGTGCTGCGGTCCGTGAACGATACGATCCTCGCTCCCACGGTCCAGGCGATGGCGGCGGAAGGCACTCCGTACGTCGGTGTGCTGTACGCGGGACTCATGATGACGACCGACGGGCCCAAAGTGCTCGAGTTCAACGGCCGGTGGGGCGATCCGGAGGCGCAGCTCGTCCTTCCCCTTCTGAAATCCGACCTGGCCGAGCTGATGGACGCGTGCATCGACGGCCAGCTTGGCGGGGCGGCCGTTGACTGGGTCGAGGGCGCGACGTGCGGCGTCGTGTTGGCGTCACCCGGCTACCCGCACGCGCCTCAGACCGGCAGCAAGATTGAGGGCCTCGACGACATTGACGAGGGCGTGTTCGCGTTTCACGGCGCAACCCGTGTGCTGAAGACGCCCGAGCCCAACCGGGGTTGGCTGCGGCGCGGTGTGCGCCGTACGACGGACGCGGATATCGGATTCTTCACTGACGGGGGGCGCGTCCTCACCGTGGTCGCGCGCGGCGCGTCGGTCGCCGAGGCGCGCACGCGGGCGTACGCGAACGTGGACCGGATCCATTTCGATGGCATGCAGTATCGGCGCGACATCGCGGCGCAGGAGCCGGAACCGCGCGACGCGCCGCGCCCGCTGACGCGCGAAGCGGACGCCATGGCTGCTCAATCTGCGGCGCCGACGCGCATCGACCCCGTGACGGCGCCCCGCGAGACTTCGACGACGGCCGAGCCACGAGAACACAAATCAGCCATGTTGGAGCGCGATGTTATGCCCCTCGTTTCTGTGCTCATGGGAAGCGAGTCCGACAGGCCGATCATGGAAGAGACGGCGAAGGTCCTGGACGCACTGGGTATACCGCACGAAGTTCACGTGATGTCAGCCCACCGGACGCCCGAGCGAGTCCGCGAGTTTGCCCGGACCGCGCGGGAGCGGGGGATCGAGGTGATCATCGCGGGAGCCGGCGGCGCGGCGCACCTTCCCGGAGTCCTCGCGGCGCAGACGACGTTGCCCGTGATCGGCGTGCCGATTCCCGGCAGCAGCCTCGGTGGACTCGATTCGCTCTTGTCCATCGTGCAGATGCCCGGCGGGGTGCCCGTGGCCACCGTCGCCACCGGGAACGCCGGGGCGCGCAACGCGGGCTACCTTGCCGCGTCAATCCTGAGTCTCGCCCACGATGAGATCGGCGCGCGATACCGAACGTTTCGTCGTGACCAGAGTGGAGGCGACCTGGCGTGA
- the guaA gene encoding glutamine-hydrolyzing GMP synthase produces the protein MRPHEHIAVLDFGSQYTQLIARRIREAHVYCEILPHDVARDGLFTDGLKGIVLSGGPASVYDEGAPQGPAWLVDAPVPILAICYGMQLLAHNLGGRVQPANRREYGHTRIETSAPRHVLFLDVPDSFSAWMSHGDQVEDPPPGYTTIATSGNCACAAIADSRGNVGLQFHPEVAHTAHGAQILANFLYRICGCTGSWTPERYVDQRIAAAAERIGSESAICALSGGVDSAVAAALVDRAIGDRLTCVFVDTGLLRLGEADEVMRAFQALDLNVRAVDASREFAMQLAGIEDPEEKRRRIGAQFIETFARESERIGSPKFLVQGTLYPDVIESATRDNPFAAKIKTHHNVGGLPEQIPFTLVEPLRDLFKDEVRDVGRAMGLPNEILLRQPFPGPGLAVRIIGEITHERLDTLRRADAIVIQELRAAGLYDDVWQAFAVLTPVRTVGVMGDGRTYANLLAIRAVTSEDAMTADWARLPYDLLARMSSRIVNEVPGVNRVVYDISSKPPSTIEWE, from the coding sequence ATTCGACCTCACGAACACATCGCGGTCCTGGACTTCGGGTCCCAGTACACCCAGCTCATCGCTCGCCGGATCCGCGAAGCGCACGTTTACTGCGAGATCCTCCCCCACGATGTGGCGCGGGATGGGCTCTTCACCGACGGACTCAAGGGCATCGTGCTGTCCGGCGGTCCAGCCAGCGTCTACGACGAAGGGGCGCCACAGGGGCCCGCCTGGCTCGTCGACGCGCCGGTTCCAATTCTCGCAATCTGCTACGGCATGCAGCTCCTCGCTCATAACCTCGGAGGCCGCGTGCAACCGGCGAACCGACGGGAATACGGCCACACGCGCATCGAGACCAGCGCGCCGCGCCACGTGCTCTTCCTCGATGTGCCGGACTCATTCAGCGCCTGGATGAGCCATGGCGATCAGGTCGAGGATCCGCCGCCCGGCTACACGACGATCGCCACCAGCGGGAATTGCGCGTGCGCGGCTATCGCCGATTCGCGCGGCAACGTGGGGCTGCAGTTCCACCCGGAGGTGGCGCACACGGCGCACGGCGCGCAGATCTTGGCGAACTTCCTCTATCGGATTTGCGGCTGCACCGGCTCGTGGACACCCGAGCGATACGTCGACCAGCGGATCGCCGCGGCTGCAGAGCGGATCGGCAGCGAGTCCGCCATCTGCGCCCTGTCGGGCGGCGTCGACTCAGCGGTTGCCGCTGCCCTCGTCGATCGGGCGATCGGCGATCGATTGACCTGCGTATTCGTCGACACGGGCCTGCTCCGACTCGGCGAGGCCGACGAAGTTATGCGCGCGTTCCAGGCCCTCGACCTCAACGTGCGCGCCGTCGACGCGTCGCGGGAATTCGCCATGCAGCTCGCCGGGATCGAGGACCCGGAGGAGAAGCGACGGCGGATTGGCGCGCAGTTCATCGAGACGTTCGCACGAGAATCGGAACGCATTGGGAGCCCGAAGTTCCTCGTCCAGGGGACCCTCTATCCGGACGTGATCGAGAGCGCCACGCGGGACAACCCGTTCGCGGCGAAGATCAAGACGCACCATAACGTGGGCGGACTTCCGGAACAGATCCCCTTCACCCTGGTCGAGCCGTTGCGCGATCTGTTCAAGGATGAAGTTCGCGACGTTGGACGCGCAATGGGCCTGCCGAACGAGATTCTTCTTCGCCAGCCGTTCCCGGGGCCTGGCTTGGCCGTGCGCATCATCGGCGAGATTACTCACGAGCGCCTCGACACACTGCGACGGGCCGACGCGATCGTGATCCAGGAGCTGCGCGCGGCCGGCCTCTACGACGATGTTTGGCAGGCGTTCGCCGTGCTGACGCCGGTCCGCACCGTCGGCGTCATGGGAGACGGCCGCACCTATGCGAACCTCCTCGCAATTCGGGCCGTCACGAGCGAAGACGCGATGACGGCAGACTGGGCACGACTGCCGTACGACCTGCTGGCACGCATGTCGTCCCGCATCGTGAACGAAGTGCCCGGAGTCAATCGCGTCGTGTACGACATTTCGTCGAAGCCGCCCTCGACCATCGAGTGGGAGTAG
- the purS gene encoding phosphoribosylformylglycinamidine synthase subunit PurS, giving the protein MRVLLKPSINDPQGQAIQNGLRALGFADVVQVRAGKYFEIVIGAAHARDAERQADEMCRKLLANPVIEDYRLEVEHHRTVGDEV; this is encoded by the coding sequence GTGCGCGTGCTGCTCAAGCCGTCGATCAATGACCCGCAGGGCCAGGCCATCCAAAACGGCTTGCGGGCATTAGGCTTCGCCGACGTGGTGCAGGTTCGAGCGGGGAAGTATTTCGAGATCGTGATCGGGGCCGCCCATGCCCGCGACGCTGAGCGGCAGGCGGACGAGATGTGCCGGAAGCTCCTCGCGAACCCCGTGATCGAAGACTACCGCCTCGAGGTCGAGCACCACCGAACCGTCGGCGACGAAGTGTAG
- a CDS encoding phosphoribosylaminoimidazolesuccinocarboxamide synthase, producing MAHAFLEGAPAPAGVSSVTIPGVPVFAHGKVRDIFDLGDHLLLVATDRLSAYDVVMNEPIPGKGIVLTALSEFWFQRTASIVPNHYVATDVRGLFAGQAGVSEERLAGLQGRSMLVRKAKRIDIECVVRGYLAGSGWAEYRQSGTCIGHRLPSGLKESARLPEPIFTPATKAETGHDMNISTAEMANIVGTELTRRLEDASTRLYSAAARHCEDRGIILADTKFEFGLLDDDVILIDEALTPDSSRFWPVDGYAAGSSPPSFDKQYVRDYLDSTGWNHEPPPPPLPGEVIARTSEKYREAYVRIAGNAR from the coding sequence ATGGCGCACGCATTCTTGGAAGGAGCCCCCGCGCCGGCGGGCGTCAGCTCCGTCACGATTCCCGGTGTACCCGTGTTCGCGCACGGGAAGGTGCGCGACATCTTCGACCTGGGGGATCACCTGCTCCTGGTCGCGACCGATCGCCTTTCCGCCTACGACGTCGTCATGAATGAGCCGATCCCCGGCAAGGGGATCGTGCTCACCGCTCTGTCCGAGTTCTGGTTTCAGCGGACGGCCAGCATCGTTCCCAACCATTACGTCGCAACAGACGTTCGGGGCCTTTTCGCCGGGCAAGCGGGCGTATCCGAAGAGAGGTTGGCTGGGCTGCAAGGGAGGTCGATGCTCGTCCGAAAGGCAAAGCGAATCGACATCGAGTGCGTCGTGCGGGGTTACCTGGCCGGGTCAGGGTGGGCAGAGTACCGCCAGAGCGGGACGTGCATTGGTCACCGGCTGCCGAGCGGCCTCAAGGAATCGGCTCGGCTACCCGAACCCATCTTCACGCCGGCCACAAAAGCAGAGACCGGGCACGATATGAATATCTCGACGGCGGAGATGGCGAACATCGTTGGGACCGAGCTGACGCGGCGGCTGGAGGATGCGAGCACCCGTCTCTACTCCGCGGCAGCCCGGCACTGCGAAGACCGCGGAATCATCCTCGCCGACACGAAATTCGAATTCGGGCTGCTCGACGACGACGTCATCCTGATCGACGAAGCGTTAACGCCCGACTCCTCCCGATTCTGGCCCGTCGACGGTTATGCCGCGGGCAGCTCACCGCCCAGCTTTGACAAGCAGTACGTGCGCGATTACCTGGACTCGACCGGGTGGAACCACGAACCACCGCCTCCTCCCCTGCCGGGGGAGGTCATTGCCCGGACCTCGGAAAAATACCGCGAGGCCTACGTGCGCATCGCCGGAAACGCCCGCTGA
- the purB gene encoding adenylosuccinate lyase, whose product MIDRYTYPEMKRVWSEENKLQKWLDVEIHVCEAWARRGVIPAEDMESIRRAQLNPERMAELFSQTHHDIVSFVRSVAETVGPAGRFIHLGLTSSDVLDTAMALQVGEASEILDRDLAGLEEALVDRARTHKYAITIGRTHGIHAEPTTFGLKLAGWVAEVRRGRERLNRATCEMKVGKISGAVGTHANVPPDIEEEVCAALGLAVEPVSTQIVHRDRHAAYIACLGVIASSLEKFATELRALQRTDIAEAFEPFSEGQQGSSAMPHKRNPELAERVCGLARFIRGAAVPAMENVALWHERDISHSSVERLIFPDSCLALDYILRIFAHIVRGMDVDEARMRQNLDRTRGLVYSGRVLLALIDKGMARNDAYELVQRYAKRVWAGDAGLQELLASDPTVTQLLPIDELGALFDAGYHLRHVDTAYERLGIS is encoded by the coding sequence ATGATCGACCGCTACACCTACCCGGAAATGAAGCGCGTTTGGTCTGAGGAGAACAAGCTCCAGAAGTGGCTGGACGTCGAGATTCACGTGTGTGAGGCATGGGCCCGAAGGGGCGTCATTCCCGCCGAGGACATGGAGTCCATTAGACGGGCGCAGCTCAACCCGGAGCGCATGGCCGAGCTCTTCTCCCAGACCCACCACGACATCGTCTCGTTTGTCCGCTCGGTGGCGGAAACCGTCGGTCCCGCCGGCCGTTTCATCCATCTGGGTCTCACGTCATCGGACGTGCTCGATACGGCGATGGCGCTCCAGGTTGGGGAGGCCTCCGAGATTTTGGATCGAGACCTGGCGGGCCTGGAGGAAGCGCTGGTAGACCGCGCGCGGACGCACAAATACGCCATCACCATCGGTCGGACGCACGGCATTCATGCCGAGCCGACGACGTTCGGCCTGAAGCTGGCCGGCTGGGTGGCCGAGGTGCGACGCGGACGCGAGCGCCTTAACCGTGCGACGTGCGAGATGAAGGTGGGGAAGATCTCCGGCGCGGTGGGCACGCACGCGAACGTGCCCCCAGACATCGAAGAGGAAGTGTGCGCCGCGCTCGGGCTCGCGGTCGAGCCGGTATCGACGCAGATCGTGCACCGGGACCGGCATGCCGCCTACATCGCGTGCCTCGGTGTCATCGCGTCGTCCCTCGAGAAGTTCGCGACGGAGTTGCGGGCACTGCAGCGGACCGACATCGCCGAGGCGTTCGAGCCCTTCAGCGAGGGGCAGCAGGGCTCGTCGGCGATGCCCCACAAGCGGAACCCCGAGCTGGCGGAGCGCGTTTGCGGCCTCGCGCGCTTCATCCGCGGCGCGGCCGTCCCCGCCATGGAAAATGTTGCGCTGTGGCACGAGCGCGACATCAGCCACTCGTCGGTCGAGCGCCTCATCTTTCCCGATTCCTGTCTGGCCCTGGACTACATCCTGCGAATCTTCGCTCACATCGTGCGCGGTATGGACGTCGATGAAGCCCGAATGCGGCAAAATCTGGACCGGACTCGGGGCCTCGTGTATTCGGGGCGCGTGCTCCTGGCGCTCATCGACAAGGGGATGGCGCGCAACGACGCGTACGAGCTAGTGCAGCGGTATGCGAAACGCGTTTGGGCTGGCGACGCAGGCCTTCAGGAGCTGCTGGCGTCAGACCCAACGGTGACGCAGCTCCTCCCCATCGACGAGCTGGGCGCGCTCTTCGACGCCGGCTACCACCTGCGGCACGTCGACACGGCATACGAGCGATTGGGGATTAGCTGA
- the tyrS gene encoding tyrosine--tRNA ligase, translating to MTDVIDTLRERGFVQQVSNEAGLHAELEHGSLTVYCGYDPTAASLHLGHLVSIMMLAHFQRAGHVPLVVVGGGTGLIGDPTGKTETRRLLTEEEITTNIAGLRGQFERFIDFSHDRAFMLNNLDWLASLSYLGFLRDIGVHFSVNQLLQHSTYRERVTGEGLNFIELNYALLQAYDFLHLHRVWNCALQIGGVDQWFNILAGVDLIRRVTGDEAFAMVAPLILTSSGEKMGKTVGGAVWLDAERTPAYDYYQYWINTADQDVERFLALFTFLPMHEVRELGQLKGADLRTAKERLAFEATAIAHGHHAAHDAQSASHALFAGDGELDAAPSVAIPAATLQLGVALVDLLVQTGLVPSKRAARDLIRQGGAYVNGDRIASIDTMVDTSSLRAGAVVIRAGKKRFCRIVPV from the coding sequence GTGACGGACGTCATCGACACACTAAGGGAACGAGGATTCGTTCAACAGGTATCGAACGAGGCCGGTCTCCACGCGGAGCTCGAACACGGATCCCTGACTGTCTACTGCGGATACGATCCGACTGCCGCCAGCCTGCATCTCGGGCACCTCGTGTCCATCATGATGCTTGCGCATTTTCAGCGCGCTGGGCATGTTCCTCTTGTTGTCGTGGGCGGCGGAACCGGACTGATTGGTGACCCGACAGGGAAGACGGAAACGCGACGCCTCCTTACTGAGGAAGAGATCACAACAAACATTGCCGGTCTTCGCGGGCAATTCGAACGATTCATTGACTTCTCGCACGATCGAGCTTTCATGCTCAACAACCTTGATTGGCTCGCATCCCTCAGTTATCTCGGATTCCTGCGGGACATCGGCGTCCATTTCAGCGTCAATCAGCTCCTGCAACACAGCACCTATCGCGAACGCGTGACAGGGGAAGGGTTGAATTTTATCGAGCTGAATTACGCGCTGCTCCAAGCCTATGATTTTCTGCATCTTCACAGAGTTTGGAACTGCGCCTTGCAGATCGGCGGGGTCGACCAGTGGTTCAATATCCTGGCGGGCGTCGATCTGATCCGCCGGGTTACTGGTGATGAGGCGTTCGCCATGGTCGCGCCCCTGATTCTGACTTCCTCCGGGGAGAAGATGGGGAAGACAGTCGGAGGTGCAGTGTGGCTCGACGCGGAACGGACTCCAGCCTATGACTACTACCAGTATTGGATCAACACCGCGGACCAGGATGTGGAGCGGTTCCTCGCATTGTTTACCTTTCTGCCGATGCACGAAGTACGAGAGTTGGGGCAGCTGAAGGGGGCGGACCTTCGAACAGCGAAGGAGCGGTTGGCGTTCGAGGCCACGGCCATCGCTCACGGTCACCACGCGGCGCACGACGCCCAGAGCGCCAGTCATGCCCTCTTCGCGGGGGATGGCGAGCTCGACGCTGCCCCGTCGGTCGCGATTCCCGCGGCAACGCTCCAACTTGGTGTAGCGCTGGTGGACCTGCTCGTACAAACTGGGCTCGTCCCGTCGAAACGTGCGGCTCGCGATCTCATTCGGCAGGGAGGCGCGTACGTGAACGGCGATCGAATTGCATCGATCGACACGATGGTCGATACGTCCTCGCTTCGAGCGGGCGCGGTCGTGATAAGGGCTGGGAAGAAGCGCTTTTGCCGCATCGTTCCGGTGTGA